In Thamnophis elegans isolate rThaEle1 chromosome 13, rThaEle1.pri, whole genome shotgun sequence, one DNA window encodes the following:
- the OGFOD2 gene encoding 2-oxoglutarate and iron-dependent oxygenase domain-containing protein 2 isoform X2, whose translation MPKGRPNSMNHYGVLLNELGLDETFLTPLREKYLQPLMALLYPDCGGSCLDSHKAFVVKYALQEDLDLHTHYDNAEVTLNVCLGKEFTEGSLYFAEFRQDAKPVPSYLEVEHLLFYGLFHRGGQLHGALPIASGERRNLIIWMRSSAVRNHLCPMCDRQPDLVEADGFGDGFTGILEGSQPGTTDICSVT comes from the exons ATGCCCAAGGGGAGACCCAATTCTATGAATCACTACGGG GTGCTTCTGAATGAACTTGGACTGGACGAAACTTTTCTTACTCCTCTGCGAGAGAAATATTTGCAGCCCCTCATGGCGCTGCTTTACCCGGACTGCGGAGGGAGCTGCTTGGACAGTCACAAAGCTTTTGTGGTGAAATACGCACTGCAGGAAGACCTGGATCTGCACACTCATTACGACAACGCGGAAGTGACTCTCAACGTTTGCCTGGGGAAAGAGTTCACCGAAGGGAGTCTTTACTTTGCGGAATTTAGACAG GATGCCAAGCCTGTGCCAAGTTACCTTGAAGTCGAACACCTGCTATTCTACGGATTGTTCCATCGGGGAGGGCAGCTACACGGGGCACTGCCCATTGCCTCCGGCGAGCGCAGGAACCTGATTATCTGGATGCGGTCATCCGCTGTCCGCAACCACCTGTGTCCCATGTGCGACAGGCAGCCTGACCTCGTAGAAGCAGACGGATTTGGAGACGGTTTCACTGGGATTTTGGAGGGCAGCCAACCTGGCACCACAGACATTTGCTCGGTAACATAG
- the OGFOD2 gene encoding 2-oxoglutarate and iron-dependent oxygenase domain-containing protein 2 isoform X1 has product MERGALGPARPRFLACACFLTDNLFVERYGLHLRYRGDPEQLRRDYGPVLRQRGCRSEEDFAAVLGEVEQEVQRRKDLDRQSKERKAIISQNYKPKHPHLYILQESFFNPGFLETVKYCTSQNADLQGLLHRVESLSDKRIYRLPIFTQEFCEALVEELEHFEQSEMPKGRPNSMNHYGVLLNELGLDETFLTPLREKYLQPLMALLYPDCGGSCLDSHKAFVVKYALQEDLDLHTHYDNAEVTLNVCLGKEFTEGSLYFAEFRQDAKPVPSYLEVEHLLFYGLFHRGGQLHGALPIASGERRNLIIWMRSSAVRNHLCPMCDRQPDLVEADGFGDGFTGILEGSQPGTTDICSVT; this is encoded by the exons ATGGAGCGCGGCGCGTTGGGGCCGGCGCGGCCCCGCTTCCTGGCCTGCGCCTGTTTCCTGACCGACAACCTCTTCGTGGAGCGCTACGGGCTCCACCTGCGCTACCGGGGCGACCCCGAGCAACTGCGGAGGGACTACGGGCCG GTCTTGAGGCAGCGCGGCTGCAGGAGCGAGGAGGACTTCGCGGCCGTCCTTGGAGAG GTTGAACAAGAGGTGCAGCGGAGAAAGGATTTGGACCGTCAATCCAAAGAAAGGAAAGCAATCATCTCTCAGAATTACAAACCAAAGCACCCACACCTATATATTTTACAG GAATCATTTTTTAACCCAGGATTTTTAGAAACTGTCAAGTATTGCACATCCCAAAATGCTGATCTCCAGGGGCTCCTGCACCGTGTGGAATCCTTATCAG ATAAGAGAATCTACCGGTTGCCGATATTCACCCAGGAATTCTGCGAAGCTCTTGTGGAGGAACTGGAGCATTTTGAACAGTCCGAGATGCCCAAGGGGAGACCCAATTCTATGAATCACTACGGG GTGCTTCTGAATGAACTTGGACTGGACGAAACTTTTCTTACTCCTCTGCGAGAGAAATATTTGCAGCCCCTCATGGCGCTGCTTTACCCGGACTGCGGAGGGAGCTGCTTGGACAGTCACAAAGCTTTTGTGGTGAAATACGCACTGCAGGAAGACCTGGATCTGCACACTCATTACGACAACGCGGAAGTGACTCTCAACGTTTGCCTGGGGAAAGAGTTCACCGAAGGGAGTCTTTACTTTGCGGAATTTAGACAG GATGCCAAGCCTGTGCCAAGTTACCTTGAAGTCGAACACCTGCTATTCTACGGATTGTTCCATCGGGGAGGGCAGCTACACGGGGCACTGCCCATTGCCTCCGGCGAGCGCAGGAACCTGATTATCTGGATGCGGTCATCCGCTGTCCGCAACCACCTGTGTCCCATGTGCGACAGGCAGCCTGACCTCGTAGAAGCAGACGGATTTGGAGACGGTTTCACTGGGATTTTGGAGGGCAGCCAACCTGGCACCACAGACATTTGCTCGGTAACATAG